Part of the Amblyomma americanum isolate KBUSLIRL-KWMA unplaced genomic scaffold, ASM5285725v1 scaffold_333, whole genome shotgun sequence genome, CACCGGCCAGCGGGGGAGGAGGCGGCGCTGTTGACTGCCGGCTGAAAAACCTCACGAAGCTAGAGCTCTGAATAGCTGCGCGCAAGGACTTCGCCTCGGTGAGAAGTTCAAATCCTGGGGCATGTCCCCGCTCCGATTGGTCATTTGCACTGTGCAGTAGTCCTCGATAAGCGTCGAGCCACGTACGCCAACTTCATGGAAAATACCTCTTCCATGGGATCTCCAATTTACGCAGTCATCTGCCACCTGCTTTGGAAGTAGTTCCCTACATCTTACACCCCCAACGCTTGGCGCAGGAGCCTTTCGTTTCGATCAGATGGCTGGGAACGCCAGCTGGCCGTCGACGTGAAATGACCGGAGATAATTAATTTGGGCTCACATACAAAACGATTGCCTCCTCCTCCACTGCAACGAATCTCAAGACGATACGGCGCACTTTGCTCACGGCCAAACCAAACATGCGCAGAGACAATGAACTTCGCTGGCTTTGCAGAAGCTTGTCGAACGTGCAGGCGCACCGTAGTTCGcagaagacccccccccccccctttcccgccATCCTTCGCAGTACTCGGAAAATGGGAAAGGCAGTCACGAGGGCACACGCAGTGGGGAATCGGGGAAGACGAAATGGGTCCGAGGGAAACGGTGGCTATAGAGAGAGAGGGGGATAGACTACTCGCACGTGCGAAAGTCGCCACCACACACGCGCGACATGCAAACTCGATTAAAAGCGTCTCGCGGGGACCTCAAAGAGCCGGGGTGAGAGGGGAAGGGCGGTCCGGGTGAAGGAAAACAGGGAAGTGGTTTTAAGGCACTTTAAGAGAAGGAGGACGACGACTGGGGGacgatggcaaaaaaaaaagaaaaaaagaaaagtaacgaaAGGAGCCCTACTAGAGGCAAAGCGGAAACGGTAGCGCAGCACACTGAACCGAGCCCCCTTTCCCTCTCACTACGAGTGCTCGGCGTGAAATTTAATGCGCGCCCATGCAAACGCGCCCGGCGCCCACAGGCAGCGAAGAGGGGAAAGGAATCGGACCCCAGGGATGAGGGGAAGAAGCGCCGTTTCCGGGACAAGCGTAATGCTCCGGCCCCATCCTCTCGCCATATCCTACCAGCATTTCCGCGCTTTGCTTCCGAGGGGAGGATGCTCGGAGTTTTTTCTGGGCTCCCCGCGGCAAGCGCGCACGCGCGGGAGCGGATGTCCGCGCGGTCATCGTGTCGGAGAAGAGGGCAAACCGAAATGTGCCGGCGGAAAGACTGCGGCCAGTTGGCGCACCAAGACGGAACCGCTGGCGCAAATGGCAACACATCGGCACCAGAGAGAGTGGAAAGGTGAACGACCTGCTGTGTGCGCGTCTTGGCGAATGCACAGGCTAGCTGCACAATCTGTCGTGGCGGCCGGAGGGGCCACGAAAATGCTAGGGACCTGCAGGTGCGACAGCACtccttaaaaaaaattatttacacagtctatagactgtccatacacttTGCCTGTAAAGTGTGAAGCCTTTCTATAGACACATTCCATGGAGTATAGTCTAGAGGCAATACAAACCTTATAGAAAGTCTGCAGACAATTCGTAATTTACGGCAATACACtgttagtagacttttgtctacacaCTATGAATTGACAAAAGGAATAATCGATcggaaggcaatagagtccatAAAAAGCCTAGAGACCACTTTCATAAAGGAAGGACGCACAAAAAAGCGAATTAAGGACATTGGGCCGAGAAGCAAGATCCAACAAATGGAGCCGGAAAGGGTTTGGAGCAACTTTCGGGTCTTGGACTTTCCCTGAACTTCCCCTTGAGATCTAACCCACACAGCTCTCTCCACATCCACTTTGGTCAGTCACGTGTTCTCTTCCCTTTCCTGCCCACCTTTTAACACTCTTTTCCCGCCACATTTTCTCACCTCTCTTCATCACGCGACCAAACTGACGTAGAACTGACTCCTTTCGCTTCGCTCttgtgtttgccacttgaacGACGCCTCTTACGCGGTCATTCTGCGTCCGGTCCTTCCCAAGCCGGCAAAAGCCAAGCAGGTCGGTCCGCAACCACACTGGAGCTGTTTTCCAACCACCCAGTAATGCAGCCAGCGCCACACACCGGAGCATTTCACGGTTCAGTGACAACGAAGGGAAGAAAACATGGATATAAGGGAAACAAACCCGTCCTCTCTACTCGGGGACTCCCACGAGCGCGCCGTCGCCAAACTCGCGGCCCGAAACTAAGCCGGGCTACAAGTCCCAGAGAACATGGCACGCCCTGTACACTTCGCTTCACACGGCCGCAGCGCGACCTGCCTTCCGCAAAATGTAAGCCTCCCCGAGCACAGCGGGCAGAGCTTAGATAGGGGGAAAAATGCAATGGTACAACAACGAAAGGCGAAACAAGCACGCTCGGGCGAACCCAAAGCCTCGCCGACGGCGAGCGGTGGTGTTTCGGCCTCGGCGAGCGCACACAAAGGACAGGACAGGCGGAAACAAAGGGTTCCTGCACGCGCCGGCGCTTCACCGAGAGCTCCTCCACCCTCCCTCCCTTCTTACCCCGCACGGCGTCGGGACAGGACACTTGACAAACGACCGGGCCGCGGCCAGGTAGTGTATAACGTTGCCGGCTCTTCtgccatacccccccccccccccctttctcttaCTGCCATCCCACTCCGAAAAGTTGGCGACAGCGCACAGTGTCAGCGACGCTTCACTACTCCGCCTACCGTACACTCGAGTAGTACACGCAACTGTACAAAACAATGCGCGGCAAACAGGTACAGACGCGGGAGACAGGGAAATAGGGGACGCGAGGGTGGATTGATGAGAAGCGAGGCATCCTCGGTTTCTTTCTTCGCTAAGGCATCGGCGAATTCGCGAAACAACACGCGGACTGTCGGCGCGGCAACGAGCGGCGCTTTCCGAAAGTTGGGACACGAGACCACACTCAGCAGTGCTGGGAGGGGGAGTGACTTTGCGAGCTGCTATTCGGACTCTTTACACAGTGTCGCACAAGGTTTGCGCGCACGAAGAAGGCGGCTGCGGTAGCGATGGAGGCGCAGTTTTTCACGAAGTCCGCCGGAAGGAGTGACACGTTAGGCGCCACAATACTCCGAACATGCAGGAGAATTAATGCTGGCACGGCCAGGTAATGCCTCAAAGTGGGAAGCGCCGCAGAGACAATTTTTCTTCAAGCCCGCAATGGGACTTTAGCCGCGTTTGCAGCGCCGTAAATGAGGGCCACTAATAGCAAGCTTAGGCTCTCTGCCCCGGTGCAGGCAGCGTAGCCTATGAAGGGTTTGCAAGAAGTTGGTAGTGGTTGCCAAGATACACAAAGCCTGTCGCGCCCACGGGCGCAAGGGCGTCTGCATTCCATTCTTCTGGCCAAGTTTTGGAAAGTTGGCGTCACATGCGGAACCATTCCTTGCCGGCCGTAAACGACGAGACAGTacatatagagagagagagagagccaaaTTGCAAGCGCCGACAGTGCTTTGCACAATACGATGCACTCGTCTTACGAACTAAAGTAATTGCGAATTAAACAAGCGCAGAGACTCCTTCACAACCGTTTGGCCCAGATTCAAATGACGTCAGTTTCAGCGCGTAAAAATAATCAGCAACCTGAATGTCGCCCAGAGTTTACAAGAGACGAAAGATTCATCTATGAGTACAAATCCTCGGCGCTGCGATAGCAAACCAAGCCATCCTCCGAGAGGGAGCGCCCGCTTCGATGGGGACGCTGGCTCACAGGAAAATCCTGTACTAACACTACATAATGGCACGTTTCCCGCCAGGGGTCCTTGATCGCGTGCTTGTGTGGTAAGCTCGTCAATGCGTCGCCAAACTAGCTCTAACCGCGATCGCTCGAAGGGACACGTAAAGCACGCCCCAAGCCGCAAAACAATTCAGTCGCCCCGACAGCACCTATAGCGGAGCCAATCAGAGAGTACAACGGTCCCCAGCCCCGTCAACAACCGACCGACGGACTCCTGCGTGTCCATTTGTCAGGACACAAGGGGAGACGAGGCAGCGACGCTCCTTAATGAACCGGATCACAGAGCCGTTGTTTCCCCCGAACCCGCCCCTCTCCTACGGCGGCGATAATAGCCTCCGCGAGCGCAGTCCAGGCCTCGCCTCGCCATTCGTCTTCGTCACTAAGTGGCCGCGAGGACAATCACGGGCTGCCGCTGCAGCCAGTCGAGGACCGGCCCGTGCGCGACCTGCCCACTCGGGAGAAGACGGGGCGGAGAACACCTTCGCGCCGTTTGGCACTCTTTATTTCCCGTTCTCACAGAATGAAGGCTAGCCCCCACGCACAGGCTGCCAGAATGGATAAGAATAGAGCCAAACCGCCCCCGTGACACAACTACCAACTACAATGCCCCGGAGGCAGGCGGGCATCATAAGTGCCAAGAGTTTTGTGACGGATGCGCGAGCTGTTTATATCGAGTCGCCGGAGGAACTCACCCGACCGCGTCGGCGGCAACAAGGCGAGAGCGTTCTTTGCAGACGTCCCGAGTTCCTCGCTGGGAACCGGAAGACTTGAGAGCGCCGTGAGGGCTGCCAGAAACGGGCGTTATGGTCTGCAATTAGGTCTCCTCACATCCGATGCTGCCATCATGCGCTTTTTTTTAAGGCTTCAATTTTTTGTCACTTCATTGGAGAGCACTCTCAGCGAACACGCGCATACTGCCTGCGACCCGACCATATCATCCCAGGAAAGCCTAAACTTGAACAAGACCTCGCAGAAGTGTCCGACACATTCGCTTAGCAAAGATCATCTTCcccactcataaccacttcagtttCTCAACGACTCATTAAGGCACACCTATTCAGCTCAAAAAGTAATCAGTGCTTATGGAACAGAGCTACACCTCAAGTTTCGAGCTGTGAGCAAATTGCGTGGCTCTGGACAAACCTGCATGGATTCATCACCGTATACACACGTGCAGGTGTGAGCAGGCTAGAGTTCTTGCACCCGACCGGGCCTGCGAACACTGTATTCGAATGGCAAAATGGCGCGACCACTGAGCAAGTGAATGGAGAAACCCAAGCATGCATAATTACAGTATAGAATAGCATTCCTGCTACAGCGATAGAAAATAATTCCGATTCCAGTGCTAGACACCAGCTTTAGTGCCAACTCCATTTACAGCTTCGCCCATGAAACTCGTCAGGCGAAGTACCAATACTAAACACACATTGACCATAGGTTCACGGGGCGGCAGTGAGGAGTCACTCATTACCAGCAGCGCGAGCCAGGGCAGGGGCGCGCCGGTCAGGGCCGCGGTGCGCGCTCTGGCCCCCTTGAGCAGGCTGCGTGCCACCAGTCCCTGCAGCAGCTGCCTGCCCAGCGTCTCCCTGGCCAGCTGGGCTGCCTTGGCGCGAAGGCGCTTGCCCAGGCGCCGGCGGCTGCTCGCCGTCGCACCTGCTACGCCACCGTTGGCCACGCCCCCCGTCGCCGTGGCGCCGCCGTCAGCAGCGCCGTTGTTGCCTCCCGTTCCGGCGCGCGTCATGGGAGCCAGCGCGGCGCGGCTGAGCCAGGCCAAGCTGTGTAGCAGCACCTGGCGCCGCTGGGTCTCGAGCAGTTGGCgcagcagccgctgctgctggtcGCCAGGGGACTGGTGTTGCTGGTGGCTCCGGTCGGCCCGGCGCAGGCTCGACTGCAGGCGGCAGCGCGGCCGGCCTCGAGAGAGGCCGTTGCTGCGCACGCGCACACAACCCAGGACGCGACATGGAGCACGTCCGAGAGTTTTGTTGTTGGAATTAACCCCCCGACCCTAAGCGAGCACAGAGCACCACGCCGCGTAATTTGGGACCACTGGGGTCATCAAGCTAAGCTACCAGTGTTCAATTTCGCTAGTACGCCCTTATGGTCAGGATAGGGCCTGTCACTTTCCTATGGCCTGGGGCGCAAGCGGTATTTAACCATGTTCTACTATCACTGCATATGCTGAATAATC contains:
- the LOC144112508 gene encoding uncharacterized protein LOC144112508 → MTRAGTGGNNGAADGGATATGGVANGGVAGATASSRRRLGKRLRAKAAQLARETLGRQLLQGLVARSLLKGARARTAALTGAPLPWLALLMHHPIQMKPADSENRN